Within Lolium rigidum isolate FL_2022 chromosome 5, APGP_CSIRO_Lrig_0.1, whole genome shotgun sequence, the genomic segment ggccttcgagtgttcccgccgtaAAATTTCTTCTGATAaggaaagctgagtcaaagcatgcacccgctcgtgtatccgcttgttctcttccgcagggtTCAACGCTATGACCGCCAAAAGAATTAGTAAACGACTCGgacaagaagttgctagcaagcaggcaaagggatcaagaaacttacagtttaaactttcggtagccttatgcagctcgccaagaatgtaccgctccacgtcggctgcaatcttgctctttttattgatgatggcagctaaggcataagtgttgcgtaaatccttctccatctgtGTCATCCGGTCTTTCATGCGCTGGATCTGATCGCTTTCAGGAAGCGCACCCGACGAATCGTCTGCAAACGAGGGTACTGGGAATACCTGCAGAAAGTACTGGTTATAAAgaagtgatggatatggtacagccgaacgtccaaaataactcccatcgggaaaagtgcaagaaagtgatatcatagcaaaagtgtgccaacaacaatgctagcacggagtttattacaaagcatgagtttttgcggcagagcaatgttttgcatcagctcaaggcacaagtttgttacaagaatcaaggaagctgagtttgagtcgataaactaggaccagtcgacgatttccttgatgcaaccagttcaaggagctgacgggcacaagtaagagcaggcgccttaaaggtgctcaaatcaacaggctgcccgtcttgcccttttggaagccccttagtcatttcctcgatgtcacccttaaagccgtaacccatcataagctggaaggcaaggagagcaccaaaagtgcgcgatgtacgcttgaatacctcgatgacctctttggtgtcaaccgcgaaggtatcgattagctgtcccagggtcttctcttgcttaatcttggggaagatcatcgagtgcatccgcgccagagcacccttccccttcacaagaagctcttgtgtaagctggtgagaagcgagaatcgttgacacagcgttcgctggggagttatttggaactctttcCAGGGCATCGACAGGAATGTTTGCTGCCTCTGCAATAGAAAGGAAGGGAAAAAATTCAGTCACTGACAAAAAGTTTAAATCCATAAGAACGTCACTCGACAAAAGTATGTTAaagattaccaagcaaggccaaagaagattgacgaaggacttcatccttttcggctgctcgagcctcagccatcagcctggatgcttcctcctccttcagcttccctTTCGGCCCGGCCAGCTCTTCCTtcagagaatcaatctcttggcgagccgcggcAGCTATCTTGATCTGCGCCATCCAGCTTTTGAGGAGGAAGATTCGacttcctcttgcagccgaactttgtcgccctctagagaagtgaatcgggaggcgaaaacctccagagaagagataacgccacgcaggtccttaagagagaaagaaaaacaattaaacaaggcacgctccaagaaatCTGTATTAAGATCGAAGaggacttacagaaaaaggagccgcagtagcagcagttggagaaatatccttccctttggaaagggaagacgcagtcgatgcttgagccatggggccagccttaggagctgaagcttcggaagccaccacgaccggcgaaacggcatcagacttggcctttttaggaggaggctcgataaagccctcATCACTGCAAAAGTAAACAGTCGACTGCGATTATAACAGGAGTATGAAAGGTAAAAAAAGGCACAGTATAACTTTCAAAAaggaactacttacatgtcgaagagatcatcttcatcggaaaatccgccggttgatctcttcgcaggaaAAGCTCCAGCcccatccgcagctgcatcaacaaaagtatcacgatcagtgtcgacgttacgcactgatccatctgcgatacaagtgttatcggctgaggagggaaggtcagcgtgggcaacttcaagattcatcggaccattatattcatcctctaaacctgtttgatcggtggtgtgaaaatctacggggattgaggagcctctcccctcagaagtatcgtccggtgaatcacgtgtattttcggaagccatagggatctggcaaagaaaatgacaagtaagaacaaagttaatcatgtcggctaagcaaggagctataatagagatgtgaagaaaggaaaataccctcgatggtggatgatcaacgtcaaggggagcataagaagagatcagcggaatcgaatcttcctggttgaaggaagtaagacgatgaacttcatcaagcaactcttttCCGATAGATCGGCAGCGATTaattctggtctcatcctttggacccgagtataaccacatcgggtgaactctggccatgactggctggattcggcgcttcaggaaaactgctgccacctccgtaccaatcatagtttggccgtcagcctctttgattcgaaggaatttggcaaacaattcttcggctgaggccctttcgtcggctgagaggatgttcttccaagagtccttgggcttggcttcagtGACGTCGGCATAGCAGGGAAGTTGacattcgggtgacgaggaatctttaacgtaaaaccatttcaacctccatccttgcacggactctctcattgggaaattaaagtaattaacttctgagcgagcaacaaaacctactcctccggtgacaaagtacccattactactgctgtatcttttcacgtagaagatcttcttccacagcccgaaatgaggttcaatacccaaaaacgcctcgcaaagggtgatgaacacagcaacatggaggattgagttgggggtaagttgccataattggatttcatacgtccgcaagatatggaggaggaatccatgagtggggagcgaaaggcctcgatgaagaaaagataagaacatcacggaaaatccagcgggaggatcaggccgagagatcgcacctggaaggatcacatctcccgcgtcggaggatatcaatcctaagcttcggacctcttttcgtcacgcttggtgacggttgaagctacccagtccccaggtttgaccatcgagcccgacggcgctggcggcgccggagctgggggaggggcgctcggagcgctccccttcggaagaggagaggacttggcagcggcacctccactggtggagctagcagcggcggcggtattcttcttcttcaccatcgcgagatctcgAGGAAGATTGAAAccgtggcggcggcgcaacaatggcaaaagaaggaagaagagggagaatgaggagatgctcgcgggaaccgtggagaagattgagaattttttgccctttggagattttaaggagaagttaaagtaagcacgtggcgcttgaggaagggaaagaactgacggcccactacgcccacgattgtgcgaaaatcgaggagccacctcggtcGTTACGCGTATAGTGGTCAAACCCTAAAAACACTGATTGAGCAGGGCTAGGGCTAGCTCGTCATGATGAACCcgtcaaatcagcctgcagcagttacacgacagcaatgacgtcataatttggaagaattcgaaggaaacataaagagtcatcggatgaaggatttaagtccacgcacggattgcgagcatccgaacctggactcgggggctactcccatcgggagcgctgatgcgcacccgataaaaagaagattcgacagaataagcagtcgaaggaataaaagtttgaaagttttttgcacacttcgttaatcactcccatcgggaggacgtggtgcacacccgttgaaagttttttgcactccaggatcatgcccggggacttgattctgtgtagagtaacgttgttttgccaccgGTGTGTtagccaacaaaagttgggcacgttactcattatcctttgcgaaaagaaaatgtatcggatgacctatgaagacttgtgaaaaacttggcagaggaaagtattcgagtagtacaaattgagtctacgcacggattgcaagcgtccgtacctagactcgggggctactcccatcgggagcgctgacgcgcacccgataaaaagaagaggaagcataatcaagatgaacaagagcaatgaaggagaagaatgtcaggaaaaaaacatgcattagtctctacccgaattatcttcggctagacactcgggggctactgacgtgggcattactccttcgggtaaccaagtattgccctatccggtattgacaaattggaggcccatgaagatacctcgaaggcgagatgggccactaggtcggcgcactagaagattccttgacgggcaagacaaggaagcgaacaaacaaggaaagattggatctaaaattactgtaaacctagtcgtagtcggtgagacctcttgagacttggcctcctatataaaggccaggagaggggctgccgagggacagaatcgatcttagcaatcttagccagaaaaagcttagagctaggtcatcatagcaatagccatctcgacgagatctcagccgaactattcggcaccccattgtaacccattatcatcataatcaagaacagacaaggcaggacgtaagggttttacctcatcgagggccccgaacctgggtaaatcgctctccccgcttgtctgtgaaccgatgtctcgtgtcagcttgcaggattccgtcaaccctaagcccctatcggagggcattggcgaggagtaccctcgacacctggTTAGGTGGATATAGGGTTTACGGTTTGGGGGGTCCGCTAGCAGGGGTGAAGCTCCCCTTAGGGCAAGGTAGGGCagccgccctaccttgatttttggtgaatacatTTAGATGCACATGTTTTATCTAAATATTTTAAATGGTCGTTCATCGAAAACAGACTCTGTATGATAAAGTTATGCTTGTTTTAGTGAACATTGTGTAATATCGACTTTGAACTAGAAACATAGACTCATATTCTAGGTTCAATGTAAATAACAATGATTGTATATTTCTACTATTTATCATTAATCTTAGTATATGCAGGATAACTTTGTGATATTCATTATTCAAACGTGTAGAATTGAAATTTTAGAGATTTCTTGATATTTGAAATACACATCATGATTTTATCAAAGACATTATCACCTCATTGAGATGGTGAATTGGAAGGGTTTCTTGGCGACAGAGATCATTAAGACCTAATTGCTCACGATGgatatttaaaagtattaatcgataaaattattctttttacaaAAAAAGTAAAGCTTTGGCATTGAGGTGGTATTATTGTTATGTTTTTTTGGGgggttatatgtatatcaaatatatctTTGTTTTTATCGTACTAAGTTATTTCGTTATAATCATATACGACGTTCATGTCTTACGACTATTTTGGTATTTGCATCATTTTTTAATTTGTCCTACCTCAAAAAAAAATCCGTCCTTCGCCACTgtccgctagagatgctcttaggcattTGCACTTTATAGCTGTTTAGGTTCATTACACAACATACGTGGTAGCCTCAGATTCAGGTTTCAAAAATATCAAAAGCGTAGCTACACCGAATCACCGACGGTCCCAAAATTTCTGCTAAACTACATTCCTCAAATCATGGCCTCATAATCATCCAATGCACCGTTATACTCCATGACCTTCTTCTTGATCTTCGAGGTATCCACCCAGGTGATGAAGTCCTGCATGTTTCTCGTTACAAGAAAGGCTGGATCTGTGACCGTCTCTGGGCCTACACGCACATGCCCTTGTTGGATGTAGGTGACAGCCTCTTTAAGGTGTTCCGCAAACTTGAGCTTCACCAGAACTGTTGCGAGTCTACGCCTACAATAGTTCAGCAAACGATATGGTAAGTGAAATATGATATGTCATATTGCTTCATAGTTCTTACAATACAGCTACTAGGGCTATCGAGTGATTCATGTCAATGAACACCTCTAAAAGACTACTTGAAAATAAAATGCACTTTAATGAAGCTAACAATGATCGTAGGGTAAATCATTGCTGTAACTCAGGGAAAGATAGGGACCTGCAGAAGGCGCTCACTGAAAGTTTCTCGCAATAGACCAAGCTCTTTTTGGTTGGAATCACACCCATATTGAACCTGAAATTAAGAAAACTTCCTTAGACTACGCAAATGAGCAGGAAAGTAAAGTATCGAGGATAAACTAGAAGCGGCAAGCAAGAATTTGAAGATACGATCAGAGAGAAATAGCTCGATGTTTATAATAAGATGCCACACTGAACCAGCACGATGTATAGACGGTATTTGTGACGCTTTCATAATGCTTGGGAGAGTATCAACAGTGGACTAACCAAACAAAAGCAATACATTTGCCATGTTGAACGAATTAATTATTAGAGTGGACACTCAAACATTAACAGGAGCAGAAGATATGATGAGACCCCGATGATCATATGGAGAGGGTTAGAAAGTATTTGCTACCACTTCATTAATTaactattatttttaaataacttCAAGAAAACTGCTCTATTCCGTCATTTATTTAGAGACAGGTAAAGTGGGCCAACATTTGAAGGAAAACAATGATAGCCCAAGAAACCTCATACATATGAGTTAAATGTTACTTAGCCCTAA encodes:
- the LOC124651996 gene encoding U3 small nucleolar ribonucleoprotein protein IMP3-like; its protein translation is MRKLGFHERKLLKRTNFLEYPPEGGHREAAVTQRYILVERDDYKKYNGICCMTQKLVNIIKQMDPRDPFRIEMTDMLIDKLFNMGVIPTKKSLVYCEKLSVSAFCRRRLATVLVKLKFAEHLKEAVTYIQQGHVRVGPETVTDPAFLVTRNMQDFITWVDTSKIKKKVMEYNGALDDYEAMI